Proteins encoded in a region of the SAR324 cluster bacterium genome:
- a CDS encoding endonuclease/exonuclease/phosphatase family protein, translated as MRCAGFLGCLLLIASHGFQSSFQIGLQVPLRFDSEKKSEKILRIATFNVALSAQQPNGLKQRLRSTSDLQIQNIAAILQRVRPSIVMLNEFDFDESGESVGLLQSNYLQRSQHELKPISYPHVYVAPSNTGIPSGFDLDRDGRLDSPGDTLGFGNFPGQYAFVLLSQYEMEREKIRTFQKFLWRDLPGALLPDHPDRLGQGDWYSKDELDILRLSSKNHVDVPVSVHGHRLHLLLSHPTPPVFDGPENRNGRRNHDEIRFWSDYLSGGEHTNYLIDDAGKFGGLYSKNLFVVLGDLNADPVDGDCYNQVVRQLLEHERIHPAVWHDNRVPRSEGGKFQKPRNPPHRGDPAEDTAAWGLRVDYVLPAQELEILHGGVFWPNPDETEATWLKPSSDHRLVWVDLKLP; from the coding sequence ATGAGATGTGCTGGCTTCCTTGGTTGTCTACTACTGATTGCCAGCCATGGATTTCAGAGTTCTTTTCAGATTGGACTACAGGTTCCTTTGCGCTTTGATTCTGAAAAAAAATCTGAAAAGATTCTGCGAATTGCCACCTTCAATGTTGCTTTAAGTGCTCAGCAACCCAACGGTTTGAAGCAACGGTTACGCTCCACCTCAGATCTCCAAATACAAAATATTGCAGCGATTCTGCAGAGAGTTCGTCCGAGTATTGTAATGCTCAACGAGTTCGACTTTGATGAGTCTGGTGAATCCGTCGGCTTATTGCAAAGCAACTATCTTCAGCGTTCACAACATGAGTTGAAGCCGATTTCCTATCCTCATGTCTATGTCGCTCCTTCCAACACTGGGATACCGAGCGGTTTTGACTTAGATCGTGATGGGAGGCTAGACAGTCCAGGGGATACGTTGGGATTTGGGAACTTTCCCGGCCAGTATGCTTTTGTTCTTCTCTCCCAATACGAGATGGAGAGAGAAAAAATTCGGACTTTCCAGAAATTTCTCTGGCGTGATCTTCCTGGCGCTTTGTTACCAGATCACCCCGACCGGCTGGGACAAGGGGATTGGTATTCAAAAGACGAGTTGGACATTCTGCGGCTCTCTTCCAAGAACCATGTGGACGTCCCTGTGTCGGTTCATGGGCATCGATTGCATCTACTACTATCGCACCCAACACCACCAGTTTTTGATGGGCCAGAAAACCGTAATGGTCGACGAAATCATGACGAGATTCGTTTCTGGAGTGACTACCTAAGTGGCGGGGAGCATACGAATTATTTGATTGATGATGCAGGTAAATTTGGTGGCCTGTATTCTAAAAATCTGTTTGTTGTTCTGGGAGATCTGAACGCAGATCCCGTCGATGGTGACTGTTACAATCAAGTGGTTCGCCAATTATTGGAGCATGAGCGTATTCATCCTGCCGTTTGGCATGATAATCGGGTTCCACGCAGTGAAGGTGGAAAATTCCAAAAACCCCGAAATCCTCCACACAGGGGAGATCCTGCTGAAGACACCGCTGCTTGGGGGTTACGAGTCGATTACGTGCTCCCGGCTCAGGAACTGGAAATTCTGCATGGTGGAGTTTTTTGGCCCAACCCCGATGAAACAGAGGCAACTTGGCTCAAACCAAGTTCTGATCATCGTCTCGTCTGGGTCGACTTGAAGTTGCCCTGA